GACTGGCTGGCCCGCGCCGAAAAAATCGGCGAATTGCAGACCATCACCCAACCCGTCGACCCAGAAGAGGAAATGAGCGCGATCACCTATCTGGTCGCCCGTCAGCCCGCCTCACCCGCCGTGTTGTTTGAGCAGGCCGACTCGCCGTTGGGCTTGCGACATTTATGGAACATCTTCGGGCCGAGTGTCGCGCGCACCGCGATCACCCTTGAGCAGGCAACGGATACGCCAACCATGGAGTTGATCCGGCGTACCAAGGATAAATTGAAAAACAGCATCGCCCCGCTTGAAGTGCGCGCCGACGAGGCACCGATTTACCAGAACACCCTGACCGGCACCGACATTGACCTGACCCGTTTGCCGATTCCCAAGCACTGGCCACGGGACGGCGGCGCTTATGCCGGCACCGCCGATGCCGTGTTCACCCGCGACCTGGAATCCGGCTACCTCAACGTCGGCACCTACCGCATGATGATTCAGGGCCCGCGCGAAGTCGGCCTGTCGCTGGCGCCAGGCAAGGATGCGCTGCGCCACATTCATCAGGCCTGGGCGCGCGGCGAAGCCTTGCCCGTCGCCGCAGCGTGGGGCGTCGACCCCTTGATGATGGTGGTGGGCTCGCAATCGTTGCCTCCGGGTGTATCGGAGTTCGATTTCGCCGGGGGAATCAAAGGCAAGCCGATTGAAGTTGTGCGCGCCAAACATTCGGACCTGTTGATTCCGGCGGCGGCGGAAATTGTCATTGAAGGCGTGATTCGTCCAGGTTCGACTCGCGAAGAAGGGCCGTTTGGCGAGTTCACGGGCTACTACGGCTATAAGGACATCGATTGCCCGCTGATCGAAGTGACCGCCCTGCACTACCGCACCCGGCCCATCCTGACCAATGCCTTGATGGCGGATTTCCCGTCGAACGAGCAGAGCGCGTTTTTCTCGACAATCCGTTCGGCGAAGATCTGGAATGACCTCGACAAGCTCGGTATTCAAGGTATCAAGGGCGTGTATTGCCCGCCGGCGGCTGCCGGTGCATTCGGCATGATCGTGATCAGTCTGGAACAGAAATACGCCGGCCACGCCGCCCAGGCGTTGGCGCTCGCCGGTCAGGTGCCGGGCGGGGCCTACATCACCAAATGGATTGTCGCGGTGGATGAGGACGTCGATCCGACCGACATGAACCAGGTGCTCTGGGCCATGGCGACCCGCGCAACGCCCAGCGATGACATCGATATTCTGCGCAATACCCGAGGCTCACCGCTGGACCCGGCGCAGAACCCTCCGGAAAAGCGTTTCTTCGGCTCCAAAGCGCTGATCAACGCCTGCAAGGATTACCGCAACATCCGTAATTTCCCGACCCGCACATTGCTGCGCGAATCCGTTTACGAACGTGTGCGTGAGCGCTGGAGCAACCTCGGCTTGTCCGGTGAAGCACCTGCCATTACTGCATTCGACAACGCGCTGGATGCTGGTGAATAACCCGCTGATTCGAGCCTGAACAACGTTCCATGAAACACCTTTGGCAGAGGCGCTTTAGCCCCTGCCCAAACCGCTCTTTCACAATCGAACGCTACATCGCAACGATGGGTTGCCTGCTCGCACACTCGCGACCCGGCAACCCATCGTTGACCCATTCGAACGCTCAGCGGACCCGTACCGCTCAGCATTCACTCACCGTATCGACCTCGACGGTGTACAGCCGCAGCACCGTCAACACGCCGGCAGCGAGAAACGCCAAGGCAATGATCGACAACGCGCCACTGGAACGTCCCGTCCCCTCAAGGGTGGCCCCCAGCAAGGCAATGCCGGTCACGCCGCCACATTGCCGGGCGGCGTTGAGTACGCCCGAGCCGACCCCGACCTTGCCGCTCGGCACGCTGGCCAGACATGCGCCGACAATCACCGGCAACGTCGCACCACCGAGGCCGATCAACAGGCCACCGATCAACAGGCTGAGCCGATCCAGGCCATACAACGCCAACAACGCCGCGCCCAGCGCGCCACACACCATGCCAGCGGCACCGACTGTCCGCGCACCGAACAGATTCGACAGACGCCCCGACAGACTGGCCATCACGCCAGTCGCAATGGTCATCGGGATCATCGCCACGCCGACCTCGACCGGGCTGCGACCCTGCCCTTGCAAGGCAAACGGCAACACGAACAGGCTGCCGTAATACGCCAGGGTTTGCAGGAACCCCGCACCGATCGCGGCGGAAAACGTCCTCGACGCAAACAGGTTCAACGGCAACATGGGCTCGCGCTGTTTTTTCTGCGAATAAATGAACGCCGCACCCAACACCAAAGCCATGAGCAACGTCGCCACCACCCAATGATGTTGCCAGCCCCACACAGGGCCCTCGATCAGGGCAAAGATCAACGACACCAACCCCAGCGCCGACAGCGTTTGCCCTGCCCAATCAATGGATCGCGGTTGCACCGGCAAGGCACTTTTGCGCGATAAACAGCAGGCCAGCGCCAACAGACAAAATGGTACGTTCAGATAAAAAATCGAGCGCCAGTTCAACCATTCCACCAGCGCCCCACCGAGCAAAGGCCCGGCCACCAGCGCCAATGCCGAAATGCCGCCCCACAGCGCCACGGCCCGCGCCCGATGCTGTGCATCCGGGAACGCTTCGACCAGCAATGCCATGGAGCCGGGCAGCATCAATGCCGCACCGATGCCTTGCACTGCGCGGGCGCCGATCAGAGCGATCACGCTGGGCGCCAGTCCACAGGCCACCGATGCCAGGGTGAACACCAACAACGCAAACGCGAACACCTTGCGCGCGCCCAAGCGGTCACTCAACGCGCCCGCTGACAACAGCAAGCTGGCGAACACCAATGTGTAGGCACCGGCAATCCATTGCAGGCGGTCCATCCCGGTCAACAAGTCCTGACCGATGCTGGGCAGCGCCACATTCAACGCCGTGACATCCAGCGCCACCATGAACGAACTCACCGCCACGCTGATGAGAACAGGAACCGCCGAGGCCGCTCTGGCCGTCAGCTCCTTTGACTGGACTTCACTCACTTGGCAACACCTCACTGTGTATTCAGGGGCGATCCTGAGGGCGTGCAGGTGCTTCGTAAAATTAAATATCGATTACCCGAGCATAAGAGGAACTACTGAGATGATGAACCTGATGCACTGGCGACTACTGATCGCCGTCGCCGACGCTGAAAACGTATCCCGCGCCGCCGAGCGTTATGGCATTACCCAGTCCGGCGCGAGCCAGGCCCTGACGCAAATGGAGGAAGCGCTGGGCGTGAAGGTCTTCGTGCGCGATCGCCGCCAGACCACCGCGACCGCCATCGGCCAGCAGATCATCGATCGTGCGCGGCGCATGCTCAGCGAATTCGAATCCATCCAGAACCTCGTCGACGCGTCGCGCGGCTGTCATCTGGGGCGAATCAAACTGGCGAGCTTCCCTTCGGTGTTTGCCTCGTTGTTGCCACCGTTGCTGCAAAGCTTCAGCCGCCTGCATCCGGGGATCGAAATCGTCTCGCTCGAGGGCACTGACGAAGAGGTTGAACAGTGGCTGGACAACAGCAGCGTCGACCTTGGCGTGGTGATGAACCCTTGCCCGTCGCGCGGCGCCGTGTTGCTGGGACGTGATTCATGGGTGGCGGCGGTGCCGGCCAGCCACGAGCTGGCACGCAAGTCTTCCGCCAGCACCATCGCCCTCAAAGACCTGGTGGACGAGCCGTTCATTCTCGCCACCGGCGGCTGTCATTTGCACGGCCAGTCGCTGGTCGAGCGTGAAGGCCTGTCCCTCAGTGACATCAAAATCACCGTGCGTGACTGGACCACCGCATTCGCCCTGATCAGTGAAGGCATGGGCATTTCAATCGTGCCGGCCTCGACGCTGCCGGTGGATCGGCGCGGCATGCGCGTGTTCGAGCTGAGCAAACCGATTTACCGCGAGTTCGGTCTGGTCTGCTCTCAGACCGGCGAACGCACGCCATCAGCCCAGGCCTTTTTGAACGAAATCAGGAAGTCGACGCTGACCACCGAAATTCCGATGACCGTGCGCAGCACCGTGGCCAAAGTCGCCTGAGACACCATAAGACGACCTTATGACGGGCGTATGAAATCGTAATTTTACCGAATGGTTACAGCCCACCAGTATGTCTGGACCAAGGTTTACAGCCGTTTCATCGCCAAAGGAACGGCGCCACATCCGGGTAGTCGCTACCCGTATATAAGGAGAGAACATGAAACTGTATTTCGCCCCGATGACCTGCTCGTTGTCCCCGCACATCGTTCTGCGTGAACTGGGCCTGCCCTTCGAACTGATCCGGGTCAACAACAAGACCAAACGCACCGCCGACGGCGTAGATTTCCGCGACATCAACCCCAAGGGTTATGTCGCAGCGCTGGTACTGGACAATGGTGAGGTGCTGACCGAAGGCCCGGCAATCGTCCAGTATCTGGCTGATCTGGTGCCGGGCAACTCCCTCGCACCTGCCAACGGCACCTGGGAACGTTCACGCCTGCAAGAACTGTTGAACTTCATCACCTCCGAAGTCCACGGTGGCAGCGCGCCGTTGTTCAACGCTGACATTCCCGAGCCGACCAAGGAAATCTTCCGCCAGAAGCTGTTCAAGCGTCTGGACTATCTGAACAAGAAACTGGTGAACAAGGATTACCTGCTGATCACCTTCGGCCTGGCCGACGCCTACCTGTTCACCGTGCTCAAGTGGCTGCCATTCTTCAACATCGACGTCAATGACTGGCCGGAACTGGGCTCGTTCATGACTCGTATCGAAGCGCGCCCGAGCGTACAGGCAGCCATTGCCGCCGAAGAGGCCACCCAGCCGGTTTAACTTCGGACCGTCGGAAGCCAGGCCTCCCTGGCTTCTGCCCCACTTCAACTGGATGAAGATCCCATGCAGAAAATAGATCGCGTCCCAAGCGGCCACGCAGGACGGAGCCGTTCCTGCGCATACGCCGACCTTATCTGGACCGTGGCAACCTCCCCCGACACTTCACTGGACATCGCCGGCCAGACCCATCAGGCCCTGAACAGCCTGAGCGCCAGTCTTGCAGGCCTGGGTTCCGACCACAGCCGCATGTTGTCCGCCCTAATTCTACTGGCCGACATGCGTGACAAGCCTCTAGTGGATGAGATCTGGGCGCAATGGATCGGCGACGACCCGCAGCACTGGCCGCAACGCGCCTGTTACGGCGTCGATCTGGGCGGCAAATTACTGATCGAAATCATCGTCACGGCGGTGCTAGGATCGGCAGATGGCGCATAACGATCAGATCGATCTGGTGATCCGTACCTGCGAAGCCCAACGCAGCGCCGCGATGCTCGGTGGTCATCTGGACATTTTCAGCCACCTGTTTCATCCCGACCTGACCTACATTCATTCGAGCGGCGTAATCGACGACCTGAAAAGCTATCTGGAGAAATGTCGCTCCGGCGAGTTCATCTATCACGCCCTGAATCACCAGATCGACAAAATCACCCGGGTGGGCGAGCTGGCTATCGCGTTCGGTGAACTGATCACCACGGTGACCTCCGGCGGGAGCAAAAAACGCCTGCACAACCGAACGCTGACAGCCTGGCAGAAAACCGGTGAGCAGTGGCAGTTGCTGGTGTATCAGGCGACGGCGTTGAAGCCGCCCGTAGTGATGTAAACTGCGGCGCAATTCACTCGCTCACACAAGGGATCGGCATGGCCAACCAAGACATTACCTTCACCCCGGATCCGGACGCGGACTCGATTTCTTCGGACGTCGCGACCTTCAACGGGATCATCGTTTCCACGCAGATTCCAACCCGCGCCGACGGCAGCCTGGAACTGGGCGATATCACCGCGCAGAGCGAATGCACACTGCAAGCGTTGAAAGTCGCGCTGGAACGCGCCGGCAGTTCGATGGACCGGGTCATGCATCTGACGATCTACCTCACCGACATGGCCGACCGCGCCGCGTTCAACGAGGTTTACCAGCGCTTTTTCGCCAAACCATGGCCGGTTCGCGCGGCAGTGGGCGTGGCGTCGCTGGCGGTTGCCGGCATGCGCGTGGAAGTCACCGCCATGGCCGCCAAGGCCTGATCCAGCGTTGAACCCAGCTGCTTGCAGGAGCTGTCGAGTAAAACGAGGCTGCGATCTTCTGATCTTGAAAATCAACTCGGATCAAAAGATCGCAGCGTGCCGCAGCTCATGCAGGCGTGCTCTGGGTGAACAGTCAGCCATCCGGCAGCACGGGCGTGCCGGGCGCGCGTTTCGGGGGTAGAATGCGCGCCTAACCGTGACCGCCTGACTAAAAAAACTATGTCCTTGCCCAAGCATCATCTGGAATTGCTCAGCCCTGCCCGCGATGTAGCCATCGCCCGTGAGGCGATCCTGCACGGCGCTGACGCCGTGTACATCGGCGGCCCGAGCTTCGGCGCACGCCACAATGCCTGCAACGAAGTCGGCGAAATCGCCGAACTGGTGGAGTTCGCGCGCCGTTACCACGCGCGAATTTTCACCACCATCAACACCATCCTGCACGACAACGAACTGGAGCCGGCGCGCAAGCTGATCCATCAGTTGTACGATGCCGGTGTCGACGCGCTGATCGTTCAGGATCTGGGCGTGATGGAGCTGGACATTCCGCCGATCGAGCTGCACGCCTCGACCCAGACCGACATCCGCACTCTCGAGCGTGCGAAATTTCTCGATCAGGCCGGTTTCTCGCAACTGGTCCTCGCTCGCGAGCTGAACCTGCAGGAAATTCGCGCGATTGCCGATGAAACCGAGGCCGCCATCGAGTTTTTCATTCACGGCGCGTTGTGCGTGGCGTTCTCCGGCCAGTGCAACATTTCCCACGCGCAGACCGGGCGCAGTGCCAACCGCGGCGACTGTTCCCAGGCTTGCCGGCTGCCTTACACCCTCAAGGATGAAAAAGGTGGGGTGATCGCCTACGAAAAGCATCTGCTGTCGATGAAGGACAACAACCAGAGCGCCAACATTCGCGCGCTGGTTGAAGCGGGTGTGCGTTCGTTCAAGATCGAAGGTCGCTACAAGGACATGGGTTATGTGAAGAACATCACTGCCTATTACCGCCAGCGTCTCGACGCGGTATTGGAAGACCGTCCGGACCTGGCCCGTGCTTCCAGCGGTCGCACCGCGCATTTCTTCCTGCCCGACCCGGAAAAGACCTTCCATCGTGGCAGCACCGATTACTTCGTCACCGATCGCAAGATCGATATCGGCGCCTTCGACTCGCCAACCTTCACCGGCCTGCCGGTCGGCATCGTCGAAAAAGTCGCCAAGCGTGACATGCAGGTTGTGACCCACGAACCGCTGTCCAACGGCGACGGCCTCAATGTCTTGGTCAAACGCGAAGTGGTCGGTTTCCGCGCCAACATTGCTGAAGCCAAAGGCGAATTCGAAGAAGACGGCGAGAAGCGCTATCGCTACCGCGTCGAACCTAACGAAATGCCCGAAGGCTTGTTCAAACTGCGCCCGAACCACCCGTTGAATCGCAACCTCGATCACAACTGGCAACAGGCGCTGCAAAAAACCTCGTCCGAGCGCCGTGTCGCGCTGAGCTGGCTGGCGCGTTTGCGCGAAGATCAACTACAAGTGACCGCGACCAGCGAAGAAGGCATCAGCGCCAGCGTCAGCCTGAACGGCCCGTTCGGCGTGGCCAACAAGCCGGAGCAAGCGCTGGAACAGCTGCGCGATTTGCTCGGTCAGCTTGGCACCACGCAATATCACGCCACCGACATCAAGCTCGATGCGCCACAGGCGTTCTTCATCCCCAACTCGCAGCTCAAAGCCCTGCGCCGTGAAGTGATCGAAGCCCTGACGGCCGCCCGTGTCGCCGCACATCCGCGGGGCCAGCGCAAAGCCGAAACCAGCCCGCCGCCGGTTTATCCGGACTCGCACCTGACCTTCCTCGCCAACGTCTACAACCAGAAGGCGCGCGACTTCTACCACCGTCACGGTGTGAAGTTGATCGATGCGGCGTACGAAGCTCACGAAGAGCCAGGCGAAGTGCCGGTGATGATCACCAAGCACTGCCTGCGTTTCTCCTTCAACCTGTGCCCGAAACAGGCCAAAGGCGTGACCGGCGTGCGCACCAAAGTCGCGCCGATGCAGTTGATTCACGGCGATGAAGTGCTGACGCTGAAGTTCGATTGCAAGCCGTGCGAGATGCACATCATCGGCAAGATGAAAGGCCACATCCTCAATCTGCCGCAACCGGGCAGCGTGGTCGGCCACATCAGCCCCGAAGACTTGATGAAAACCATCCCGCGCGCTCCGCACTGAGTGGCCGAGGTGCGCGGTGCTTCGGCGCCGCGCGCTTCGACTTCGCCAGGCCTGGGCAAATCGCAGGCATAAAAAAACGCCAACTTCTTGCGAAGTTGGCGTTTTTCGATATATGGCAGGGGCGGCTGGATTCGAACCAACGCATGGCAGGATCAAAACCTGCTGCCTTACCGCTTGGCGACGCCCCTACTGCTCTGTCCAGCGGCTCCGAGAGGATCGCTGTGAGAACGGGGCGCAATTTACCAAGGTTCTTGGCGTTTGTGAAGCGCGGATTGAAATATTTTTTGTTTTAAAACAGAGACTTATTTTTTTCAGCAGAA
This window of the Pseudomonas fluorescens genome carries:
- a CDS encoding peptidase U32 family protein, whose amino-acid sequence is MSLPKHHLELLSPARDVAIAREAILHGADAVYIGGPSFGARHNACNEVGEIAELVEFARRYHARIFTTINTILHDNELEPARKLIHQLYDAGVDALIVQDLGVMELDIPPIELHASTQTDIRTLERAKFLDQAGFSQLVLARELNLQEIRAIADETEAAIEFFIHGALCVAFSGQCNISHAQTGRSANRGDCSQACRLPYTLKDEKGGVIAYEKHLLSMKDNNQSANIRALVEAGVRSFKIEGRYKDMGYVKNITAYYRQRLDAVLEDRPDLARASSGRTAHFFLPDPEKTFHRGSTDYFVTDRKIDIGAFDSPTFTGLPVGIVEKVAKRDMQVVTHEPLSNGDGLNVLVKREVVGFRANIAEAKGEFEEDGEKRYRYRVEPNEMPEGLFKLRPNHPLNRNLDHNWQQALQKTSSERRVALSWLARLREDQLQVTATSEEGISASVSLNGPFGVANKPEQALEQLRDLLGQLGTTQYHATDIKLDAPQAFFIPNSQLKALRREVIEALTAARVAAHPRGQRKAETSPPPVYPDSHLTFLANVYNQKARDFYHRHGVKLIDAAYEAHEEPGEVPVMITKHCLRFSFNLCPKQAKGVTGVRTKVAPMQLIHGDEVLTLKFDCKPCEMHIIGKMKGHILNLPQPGSVVGHISPEDLMKTIPRAPH
- the gstA gene encoding glutathione transferase GstA, with the translated sequence MKLYFAPMTCSLSPHIVLRELGLPFELIRVNNKTKRTADGVDFRDINPKGYVAALVLDNGEVLTEGPAIVQYLADLVPGNSLAPANGTWERSRLQELLNFITSEVHGGSAPLFNADIPEPTKEIFRQKLFKRLDYLNKKLVNKDYLLITFGLADAYLFTVLKWLPFFNIDVNDWPELGSFMTRIEARPSVQAAIAAEEATQPV
- a CDS encoding MFS transporter produces the protein MSEVQSKELTARAASAVPVLISVAVSSFMVALDVTALNVALPSIGQDLLTGMDRLQWIAGAYTLVFASLLLSAGALSDRLGARKVFAFALLVFTLASVACGLAPSVIALIGARAVQGIGAALMLPGSMALLVEAFPDAQHRARAVALWGGISALALVAGPLLGGALVEWLNWRSIFYLNVPFCLLALACCLSRKSALPVQPRSIDWAGQTLSALGLVSLIFALIEGPVWGWQHHWVVATLLMALVLGAAFIYSQKKQREPMLPLNLFASRTFSAAIGAGFLQTLAYYGSLFVLPFALQGQGRSPVEVGVAMIPMTIATGVMASLSGRLSNLFGARTVGAAGMVCGALGAALLALYGLDRLSLLIGGLLIGLGGATLPVIVGACLASVPSGKVGVGSGVLNAARQCGGVTGIALLGATLEGTGRSSGALSIIALAFLAAGVLTVLRLYTVEVDTVSEC
- a CDS encoding LysR family transcriptional regulator — protein: MMNLMHWRLLIAVADAENVSRAAERYGITQSGASQALTQMEEALGVKVFVRDRRQTTATAIGQQIIDRARRMLSEFESIQNLVDASRGCHLGRIKLASFPSVFASLLPPLLQSFSRLHPGIEIVSLEGTDEEVEQWLDNSSVDLGVVMNPCPSRGAVLLGRDSWVAAVPASHELARKSSASTIALKDLVDEPFILATGGCHLHGQSLVEREGLSLSDIKITVRDWTTAFALISEGMGISIVPASTLPVDRRGMRVFELSKPIYREFGLVCSQTGERTPSAQAFLNEIRKSTLTTEIPMTVRSTVAKVA
- a CDS encoding RidA family protein yields the protein MANQDITFTPDPDADSISSDVATFNGIIVSTQIPTRADGSLELGDITAQSECTLQALKVALERAGSSMDRVMHLTIYLTDMADRAAFNEVYQRFFAKPWPVRAAVGVASLAVAGMRVEVTAMAAKA
- a CDS encoding UbiD family decarboxylase, with amino-acid sequence MNEQIEPVADLRDWLARAEKIGELQTITQPVDPEEEMSAITYLVARQPASPAVLFEQADSPLGLRHLWNIFGPSVARTAITLEQATDTPTMELIRRTKDKLKNSIAPLEVRADEAPIYQNTLTGTDIDLTRLPIPKHWPRDGGAYAGTADAVFTRDLESGYLNVGTYRMMIQGPREVGLSLAPGKDALRHIHQAWARGEALPVAAAWGVDPLMMVVGSQSLPPGVSEFDFAGGIKGKPIEVVRAKHSDLLIPAAAEIVIEGVIRPGSTREEGPFGEFTGYYGYKDIDCPLIEVTALHYRTRPILTNALMADFPSNEQSAFFSTIRSAKIWNDLDKLGIQGIKGVYCPPAAAGAFGMIVISLEQKYAGHAAQALALAGQVPGGAYITKWIVAVDEDVDPTDMNQVLWAMATRATPSDDIDILRNTRGSPLDPAQNPPEKRFFGSKALINACKDYRNIRNFPTRTLLRESVYERVRERWSNLGLSGEAPAITAFDNALDAGE
- a CDS encoding Rid family hydrolase, producing the protein MQKIDRVPSGHAGRSRSCAYADLIWTVATSPDTSLDIAGQTHQALNSLSASLAGLGSDHSRMLSALILLADMRDKPLVDEIWAQWIGDDPQHWPQRACYGVDLGGKLLIEIIVTAVLGSADGA
- a CDS encoding nuclear transport factor 2 family protein, encoding MAHNDQIDLVIRTCEAQRSAAMLGGHLDIFSHLFHPDLTYIHSSGVIDDLKSYLEKCRSGEFIYHALNHQIDKITRVGELAIAFGELITTVTSGGSKKRLHNRTLTAWQKTGEQWQLLVYQATALKPPVVM